TTCCGGATATTTTTCCAGAAATCTTCGACATTATTTCCCAGGGGATTCACCGTCCCCATTCCTGTTATCACTACTCGTTTTTCCATTTGTTACTCCTTAAATGATTATCCCCCCATCAACTCTGATTACCTGTCCGGTAATATATGAGGACATGTCTGATGCAAGAAATACGGCAACAGATGCAACTTCTGTTGGTTCTCCCATTCTTTTAAAAGGAATATAATGATTCAGGTATGAATCGATTACCTTTTCATCCAGGGCGGCGGTCATTTCCGTTTTGATAAAACCCGGAGCGATGGCGTTGACGCGGACACCACGGGACGCGACTTCCTTGTAAAGGGCTTTCGTGAGTCCGATAAGGCCGGCTTTGGACGCCGCATAATTCGTCTGTCCGGGGTTACCTCCGATTCCGACAACGGACGCCATGTTGATAATGGAGCCCGTTTTCCGTTTGACCATGTGACGGGCAATGATACGTGATATTAAAAAAACCGATGTCAGATTTATTTTGATTACCTTCTCCCACGCTTCGGTTTCCATTCTGAAAATCAATCCGTCCCGTGTGATCCCGGCATTGTTCACGAGAATATCGATTCCTTTCGATTGATCGATTATTTCCTCGATACATGCCGATATCGCGGTTTCATCCGAAACATCGGATTTTTTGAAGAATACGGTCGTATCGTTCCGGGCGGCAGTCTCTTCAAGCCTGTTCATATCTTCACCCTGAACAAGATCGATAATATAGACGGAAGCGCCCTGATTCAGAAAAGCGGTGACAATTTCTTTTCCGATACCCCGCGCACCGCCTGTGACGATCGCTTTTTTGTTTTTCAGTAACATACTATTTCCTCTTCTTTCCTCAGGTAGTTATCAATTTCCCGATATCAACGAGTGTACCGGCGGGTTGACAGATATATTCTTTAGTATACCGTTTGAGAAGTCCGGTAAGAACAGCCCCCGGACCCGTTTCTATGAATGTATCGAACCCGTTGTCAATAAGAGCTTTTTCTTCATCGACCCATTTGACGGTGGAGGTCACCTGTTTAATACACAACTCCTTTGCCTCTTTTCCCGATCGTACGATCGTTCCCGTAACATTTGAAAAAACAGGCTTGGACGGATCGTTGAAGGTATAGCCGGCAAGGACATCCGCAAGACCGGCGGCAGCTTCAGAAAGAAGGGGTGAATGAAACGGACCGGAAACCTTGAGCATGATGTATCGCCGAGCCCCCGCTTCCTTACAGCGAGGTTCGGCCGCCGTAAGGCCTGAATAGGTCCCTGAAAAAACGATTTGATCGGGACCGTTGTAATTTGCCGGGTAAACATCAGGTAGATTGCCCTTTGAAAGGATATTCTTGCATTGGTCGTAGCTGAGTCCGATAACGGCCGCCATGCCGGGATTCCCTTCGCCCGAATCTAAAGCCCTGCTTGCCTTTTCCATGAGAATTCCCCTCGCTTTGACTATGGGGAAGACATCATCGATCGATATAACGCCGGCCTCGCAGAGGGCGGCATATTCACCGAGACTGAAACCGGCAAATCCATCCGGTTTAATACCCTTCTCCTGCAATAACATACTGGAAGAAAGATTCACCAATGTTACCGCGATCTGGGTTTTATCGGTGGCCTTGAGGTCCTCTTCCGAGCCTTCAAATAGAAGTTTTTTCATATCTATTCCTGTTTTCCCGGAAGCGATATCAAAGAGTTTTTTTACCTGGTCACTTTCTTCCCAGAGGTCCTTCCCCATACCTGGATACTGGGCTCCCTGGCCTGGAAATAAAAAACATGTTTTCATCACTCTCTTCCTTTCTTGTCAGGAATATCAGATTTTTTTCCTTCTTCGTTATTTCTCTAGGTGACGTTTCACACTATTGTTATGCAATACAGGATATACGTCAACCCATTTATGCAAAAATTGACAAATCTCTTTATCCATTATATAAGGACCTATTGAATGGGAAAATACCATAGACATTGATACAATGTCAAGAAAAAGAGTGAAAACTTGAAGGTACGAGAGGGTTGACCTTGGGTTTTTTTATCATTATCATCCTTTTTGTTGAATTGATTGCAAGGAGTAACAAGTGAATGCAGTTTTTCATTCTACCGGTGCATATGTTCCTGAAAAATGCATGAGTAATAGCGAGTTTGAAAAGTTTATCGATACTTCGGATGAATGGATTGTATCCCACACCGGGATAAAAAACAGACATCTTGCTGCCGATAATGAGTTTACATCCAACCTTGGTTCAAAAGCCGCCCGAATTGCCCTCGATCGGGGGGGTATCAAACCGGAGGAACTCGATTGTATCATATGTGCAACATCAACGCCGGATTATCCCGGATTTCCGTCGACAGCATGTATCATCCAGAATAATCTTGGCGCAATGAACGCCGGTGCGTTCGATGTTGCCGCGGCATGCAGTGGTTTTGTCTATTCCATCGAGATAGCTCGAAACATGATCATGAACGGAGCGGCACGTAATATACTGGTTGTGGGCGCTGAAATAATGAGCCGGGTGCTTGACTGGAAGGATAGAAACACATGCGTCCTTTTTGGTGACGGAGCAGGAGCGGCCGTTCTTTCTTCAAATGCCGGAGATGAACATCGCGGTATCCTTTTTTCGATATTACGATCGGAAGGGGAAGGGGCGGAATACCTGAAAATTCCCGCAGGCGGCGCGCGATTACCCGTGAGCAAGATTCATGCGAGCAATTCGCAGGAGTTGTTTCTTTTCATGGATGGAAGACGTGTGTATACTTTTGCACTGAGGGCATTTACCGGTATTATCAAAAGCATTCTGGATATACATCATCTTTCACATGATGATATCGATTATATCATACCCCATCAGGCGAATATACGCATCATCGAAGGCGCCGCGAAAAGGTTAAAAATACCAATAGAGAAATTTTTTATTAATATTGCCGAGTATGCCAATACATCGGCGGCAACAATTCCTATTGCTTTGAACGAGATGTGGGAAAAAGGAATGCTCAGAAAAGGCGGACTTCTCATCACGGTCGGATTTGGCGGTGGACTGACTTATGGCGGAAACCTTATCAGGTGGTGATATTTCAATAAAGACGAATCATGTCGAAGAGAGAACGACGCCGCATTCATTAATACAAATAGACAACCTCCGACAGTGGTCTTTTATTCCGTGAGTATGAAATTCAGGAGATAATCAAAAAAAAACCGGTCGTTGGTTAAAAAATAATCGATTTTGCCCCAAAATAATATAAAATATAGCACTGAAAAAAAAATTGGCAATAACACCGAGAATACTATTGCATTGTGCAATACACTTGTCTATACTTATTGTATAATGAGGAGGTGATAGAGGTGGCAGAAAAAGATATAGGAAAAGGCTATATAGAACTAAGATTTGGCCCTCGATGGAAATATATTGCATGCGCAAGGAGTTTTATTCAGAATTTTCTGGCAATCAGTATCGTCGATCAGACAAAAGCGGACAAGATCGCGATGGCGGCGAGTGAACTTCTTGAAAATGCCGTTAAATATGCCAGTGGTGAAGATACGCATATATCGGTAAATGTTTCACCGAAAACAGAAAAAATAACGGTGCAGGTAACAAATATCGCCTCCAGGGATTCAATCGGTACATTGAGGCAGGTATATGGAAAAATCATAAAAGGCAATGCCCTGGATGCGTACGTTTCCCAAATGAAGGAGGCTGCGCTTCGAAGCGACGGAAAAAGTCAACTTGGTCTGGCAAGAATAAGGTATGAAACAGGCGGAGAATTAAGTATTACTATCGAAGATAATGTCGTGAAAGTTTCAATCGATATAGGATAATTAATAACTACATATTTCAAGGAGTTAAAGAATGAATAAATTAGGAATTGAAGCGATAAACGAGGAAAGAATCAAGATAGAAGTATTGGATAGTACCGTTGGAGTGGTTATAAAGTTTATCGGCGATATAGATATGGAAGATCCGAGTATTATTTTGGACCCGCTTTTTGAACAGGTACATAACAAGGTGCTGGAGAATGATATAAAAGAGGTTGTCGCGGATTTTCGTGAATTGAATTTTCTCAATTCAAGCGGTATCAAGGCGGTCGCAAAGTGGATCATGAAATTATCGGAGGTGGATGACAGTCAGAAATATATAATTAAGATAGTACATAACAAAGATATTACATGGCAGGTAACAAGTCTTCCGACACTTACTTTTTTAGTTCCAGGAGCGGTCCAGGTAGAGTAGAATCAGAATAAATGTAATGGATAACAAAAAAAAGGATTTTCTACGTAAACATATCTTTTTTTTTATTTTACAATATAAATATAAAAGAGGTATATTGAATAAACCTTAATTATCATATTCCATTTATACCGTCTCTGTGTGACATCATACATGGAGTATGGTTATATAGGTCGGAACTATAATTATGGGATGATGAGTGCGTGGAATGACGGATAGTGTGTAAAGATCAAGGTGAACGGGAAGTAAGGGAGCGGTTATGTATATTTTTTATTTATTCAGCTTCATCGGTGTTACCTTTTTCTCTCTTTTTTTATGGAGTGATGTGAATAAAAAGCAGACCTTTGGTAAAAGGCCGCTTTATCTTTTGATTTCACTTTTAATATTAGCCCTTATCGGTGTTTTTATCCTCGCGACAAGCATTGTCGGGTATTATACGAAGCCTCTCCCCAAGCCGGCCGCAGAGACATTACAGCAGTCTCCCTTGAAGCAGGATTTTCTCGACATCCTTGCAACAGGGGTTGACAGTCTCTTTGTCTTTCCTGCCTTCACCATTATAAGTATCGCGTACCTCCTTTGTTTTTTCCTTCTCGAATACTCGATTCATTGCCAGAGAATTGAAAAAAGCTTTCTGACAAATGATTTCAGAATGAAATTGAAATCCTTCTACTGGCTCCTTTTCCCCCTTGTATCCATTTCGATCGCCTCATGTATTATCTATGCCTTGAAAGAACCGCTTGCTTTATTGGAAGAAATAAGGGAAAGAGGTCTGTTCCAGCGGGGGATTCCGCTGGGTATTCTCTACTTTAATTTTTTAATGGGCTTCTCGCTTTTTTATTTCCTTATAACGGTCAATATCAACAATAATATTTTCAACTTACAACGCGGCGTCATCCGAAAACAGACAATCCTCTTTAACACGCTTTTTGGCGTTATCTTTTTATGCACGATTTATTTTGTCTTTTTTAACGGATTCGGGCTTGAAAAGGATTTCAGGATTTTCGGTCTGGTCCCGAGCAGTCATCTGCCGATCGAAATATTTACTATTTTAAACGTCGTTTATGTGATAAGGCTTTATACCGAATATTTTTATCAGCGGCTGCTTAATCTCGACAAAACGATCGAGAAATATATAGAAACCGTTGAATTGAAAAACGACCTTATCAATCTCGTTTTGGCAAGTCCCGTATCCGAAGACATCAATATTATTAAAAGCGCGGTCGCCGAATCCATCGAAAGATCCATGCGAAATTTGGTGGTGAATGAGTATCGAATAACGGGAACCTATGTATTGAGAAGAACGGAGAACTGGTTGAAGGTCGATTCAAGCGAACTGATCTATGAGTATTGCACACCGCTTATAAAGACACCCGGTCTTAATCTGAAAAAACAAACGAAGGCCCAGCTGAACGACCTCATTCTGAGAAAGTCATATGATATCGATAGGATAATGAAAAGCAAAAAGGAAGACCTCAATGACTGGGGGGAGCAGGTTATCAAGAATGTGTTTGATACCAACAAGGAATATATCATCGATCCGCTTCCAAAGGAGTTTCTTGGCCTCCAGCGATTCATCGGGTTATACCCCATCATCAATATGGGAAGGGTCGACGGTATCGTTATCGTGTTCAAGGATTCATTTGAGTTCCTCTTTCCCGAGGAACAGAATGCAATAAAGGATATGATCGATGACTTGAAGGTCATTTTCGCGATTATCGAAGGAAAACGGGTGCAATCTGAGAAAAACAGACTCCAGGGCGAAATGGATACGGCCCGTCGCATACAAACGTCGATTCTTCCCAAAACCGTTGATATTCCAGGCTATGATACGGCCTGTTTTATGGAAACGACGACAGAAGTCGGCGGTGATGCCTATGATTTCTTTGCCACGGAAAACGGAAATTACCTGGGAATCGGTGATGTCAGCGGTCACGGATTGCCTGCCGGGATTACCGCCCTGATACAGCAGGCCGCCTTTCAGTCATCGATTTTTACCTCACTCGCTATCGGGATTCCGGCGAAACCGTATATGATTTATAATATCGTGAACAATGTGTTGTGCAGACTCAATTCCGAACGGATAGGCAGTGATAAATTTATGACGCAGAATTATTTTCTTGAAAAAGACGGCCATTTTATCCATGCCGGCGCGCATGAAATCGCCCTCCTTTATTTTAATAAAGAAGAGAAAATGATCGAACTGAAAGATTGCGCGAAAAAGACGGCATATATGGGATTGACCAGTTCAATCGATGCAAAAGATTCGGAAGGAAGCTTTGACATGGCTGAAGGTGATATTCTGGTTATCTATTCCGACGGAATCATCGAGGCAAAAGACCATTTTTATAACCAATATGGTATTGCCAATCTCAAGCATCTTATTCTTACTCACAGCGAACATTCGGCAGCCGAGATTGTAAAGAAAATAGTGTCTGTCGTAAAAGAACACGCGAAAGAAGGCGATATGAAAAAATATGCGGGAAAGCTTGCCGACGATATTTCTCTCATTGTATTAAAGAAACTCAAGTGATAAAAAACA
The sequence above is drawn from the Spirochaetales bacterium genome and encodes:
- a CDS encoding SpoIIE family protein phosphatase encodes the protein MYIFYLFSFIGVTFFSLFLWSDVNKKQTFGKRPLYLLISLLILALIGVFILATSIVGYYTKPLPKPAAETLQQSPLKQDFLDILATGVDSLFVFPAFTIISIAYLLCFFLLEYSIHCQRIEKSFLTNDFRMKLKSFYWLLFPLVSISIASCIIYALKEPLALLEEIRERGLFQRGIPLGILYFNFLMGFSLFYFLITVNINNNIFNLQRGVIRKQTILFNTLFGVIFLCTIYFVFFNGFGLEKDFRIFGLVPSSHLPIEIFTILNVVYVIRLYTEYFYQRLLNLDKTIEKYIETVELKNDLINLVLASPVSEDINIIKSAVAESIERSMRNLVVNEYRITGTYVLRRTENWLKVDSSELIYEYCTPLIKTPGLNLKKQTKAQLNDLILRKSYDIDRIMKSKKEDLNDWGEQVIKNVFDTNKEYIIDPLPKEFLGLQRFIGLYPIINMGRVDGIVIVFKDSFEFLFPEEQNAIKDMIDDLKVIFAIIEGKRVQSEKNRLQGEMDTARRIQTSILPKTVDIPGYDTACFMETTTEVGGDAYDFFATENGNYLGIGDVSGHGLPAGITALIQQAAFQSSIFTSLAIGIPAKPYMIYNIVNNVLCRLNSERIGSDKFMTQNYFLEKDGHFIHAGAHEIALLYFNKEEKMIELKDCAKKTAYMGLTSSIDAKDSEGSFDMAEGDILVIYSDGIIEAKDHFYNQYGIANLKHLILTHSEHSAAEIVKKIVSVVKEHAKEGDMKKYAGKLADDISLIVLKKLK
- a CDS encoding ATP-binding protein, with the protein product MAEKDIGKGYIELRFGPRWKYIACARSFIQNFLAISIVDQTKADKIAMAASELLENAVKYASGEDTHISVNVSPKTEKITVQVTNIASRDSIGTLRQVYGKIIKGNALDAYVSQMKEAALRSDGKSQLGLARIRYETGGELSITIEDNVVKVSIDIG
- the fabG gene encoding 3-oxoacyl-[acyl-carrier-protein] reductase encodes the protein MLLKNKKAIVTGGARGIGKEIVTAFLNQGASVYIIDLVQGEDMNRLEETAARNDTTVFFKKSDVSDETAISACIEEIIDQSKGIDILVNNAGITRDGLIFRMETEAWEKVIKINLTSVFLISRIIARHMVKRKTGSIINMASVVGIGGNPGQTNYAASKAGLIGLTKALYKEVASRGVRVNAIAPGFIKTEMTAALDEKVIDSYLNHYIPFKRMGEPTEVASVAVFLASDMSSYITGQVIRVDGGIII
- a CDS encoding ketoacyl-ACP synthase III, with the translated sequence MSNSEFEKFIDTSDEWIVSHTGIKNRHLAADNEFTSNLGSKAARIALDRGGIKPEELDCIICATSTPDYPGFPSTACIIQNNLGAMNAGAFDVAAACSGFVYSIEIARNMIMNGAARNILVVGAEIMSRVLDWKDRNTCVLFGDGAGAAVLSSNAGDEHRGILFSILRSEGEGAEYLKIPAGGARLPVSKIHASNSQELFLFMDGRRVYTFALRAFTGIIKSILDIHHLSHDDIDYIIPHQANIRIIEGAAKRLKIPIEKFFINIAEYANTSAATIPIALNEMWEKGMLRKGGLLITVGFGGGLTYGGNLIRW
- the fabD gene encoding ACP S-malonyltransferase; this translates as MKTCFLFPGQGAQYPGMGKDLWEESDQVKKLFDIASGKTGIDMKKLLFEGSEEDLKATDKTQIAVTLVNLSSSMLLQEKGIKPDGFAGFSLGEYAALCEAGVISIDDVFPIVKARGILMEKASRALDSGEGNPGMAAVIGLSYDQCKNILSKGNLPDVYPANYNGPDQIVFSGTYSGLTAAEPRCKEAGARRYIMLKVSGPFHSPLLSEAAAGLADVLAGYTFNDPSKPVFSNVTGTIVRSGKEAKELCIKQVTSTVKWVDEEKALIDNGFDTFIETGPGAVLTGLLKRYTKEYICQPAGTLVDIGKLITT